A genome region from Paracoccus stylophorae includes the following:
- a CDS encoding SDR family oxidoreductase: MTQFPKPPFPEQQQDLPGSFQKMDPVPDHGEDSWKGRDRLSGMTAVITGADSGIGRATAIAYAREGADIALVYLKETEDAKSTAALVEDAGRDCLRIAADLSRPEECQRVIQEAADRFGRIDILVNNAAHQMTFDDLEQISDEEWQYTFATNIHAMFYLVKAAVGHMQPGSAIINTASINSDDPNPTLLAYATTKGAIQNFTMGLAQMLAERGIRVNAVAPGPVWTPLIPASMDAEKVANFGKNYPMGRPAQPVELASAYVMLADPMSSYVSGAIVAVTGGKPMI; encoded by the coding sequence ATGACACAGTTTCCAAAACCGCCATTTCCGGAACAGCAGCAGGACCTGCCCGGCAGTTTCCAGAAGATGGACCCGGTTCCCGACCACGGCGAGGACAGCTGGAAAGGCCGCGACCGGCTGTCGGGCATGACCGCCGTGATCACCGGCGCGGACAGCGGCATCGGACGCGCCACGGCGATTGCCTATGCCCGCGAGGGCGCCGACATCGCGCTGGTCTATCTGAAGGAAACCGAGGATGCGAAATCGACCGCCGCGCTGGTCGAGGACGCCGGGCGCGACTGTCTGCGGATCGCCGCGGACCTGTCCCGCCCCGAGGAATGCCAGCGCGTGATCCAGGAAGCCGCCGACCGGTTCGGCAGGATCGACATTCTGGTGAACAACGCCGCCCATCAGATGACGTTCGACGATCTCGAACAGATCTCGGACGAGGAATGGCAATACACATTCGCCACCAATATCCACGCGATGTTCTATCTGGTTAAGGCGGCGGTCGGACATATGCAGCCCGGCTCGGCGATCATCAACACGGCCTCGATCAATTCCGACGATCCGAACCCGACCCTGCTGGCCTATGCCACGACGAAAGGCGCGATCCAGAACTTCACCATGGGTCTAGCCCAGATGCTGGCCGAACGCGGCATCCGCGTGAACGCGGTCGCGCCCGGCCCGGTCTGGACGCCGCTGATCCCGGCCAGCATGGACGCGGAAAAGGTCGCCAATTTCGGCAAGAACTATCCGATGGGCCGGCCCGCGCAGCCGGTCGAGCTTGCCTCGGCCTATGTGATGCTGGCCGATCCGATGTCCAGCTATGTCTCGGGCGCGATCGTTGCGGTCACCGGCGGCAAGCCGATGATCTGA
- a CDS encoding YidH family protein, which produces MPDTKTPDDPDADDLADTRTAWAEDRTVLANERTFAGWMRTGMACVALALGLKAVFKDSEQTWIAKSAAEIFILAAILIFWAAVLKCRRARARMDQHDIEGQSQTRMLILAIILTVGALATGVILLLL; this is translated from the coding sequence TTGCCTGACACCAAGACGCCGGACGATCCCGACGCGGACGATCTTGCCGATACCCGAACCGCATGGGCCGAGGATCGCACCGTCCTTGCCAACGAACGGACATTCGCCGGATGGATGCGCACCGGGATGGCCTGCGTTGCGCTGGCGCTTGGCCTGAAGGCGGTGTTCAAGGACAGCGAGCAAACCTGGATCGCCAAAAGCGCGGCCGAAATCTTCATCCTCGCCGCGATCCTCATCTTCTGGGCGGCGGTGTTGAAATGCCGGCGTGCCCGCGCCCGGATGGATCAGCACGACATCGAGGGGCAATCCCAGACCCGGATGCTGATCCTGGCCATCATCCTGACGGTCGGCGCGCTGGCGACGGGGGTGATCCTGCTGCTGCTGTAG
- a CDS encoding biotin-dependent carboxyltransferase family protein, with product MTAIRIEKVAGMLTVQDIGRPGHLAQGLSRGGAMDRLALIEAAALLGADRPLAAIEMAGAGAHLSVAAPMRIALTGAPMTAMLDDAPLRWHASHLVQPDQTLRIGSAQAGVYGYVTPAGGLRTPLWLDSRAAHLNIGIGRMLNAGDRLDCGDDPAPQGASRIVEPEARFQGGELRVTDGPQTALFDDDVLEAFFSTGFTRGSRANRQGIQLDTDSRFTSNHAAGLASDMIGPGDLQMTGDGLPFVLMAECQTMGGYPRIGRIVPADLPRMAQAPAGSTLRFRRLTWPEADAAFRTEADTLREVAARCRNLIRDPATIPDLLSYQLIGGVTAGRELEAGR from the coding sequence ATGACCGCCATCCGCATCGAAAAAGTCGCGGGCATGCTGACGGTGCAGGACATCGGCCGGCCCGGCCATCTGGCGCAGGGGCTGTCGCGCGGCGGCGCGATGGACCGGCTGGCCCTGATCGAGGCGGCGGCCCTGCTGGGCGCCGACCGTCCGCTGGCCGCGATCGAGATGGCCGGCGCGGGCGCGCATCTGTCGGTCGCCGCGCCGATGCGCATCGCGCTGACCGGCGCGCCCATGACCGCGATGCTGGACGATGCACCGCTGCGCTGGCACGCAAGCCATCTTGTGCAGCCGGACCAGACCCTGCGGATCGGGTCGGCGCAGGCGGGGGTCTATGGCTATGTCACGCCGGCGGGCGGGCTGCGGACGCCGCTGTGGCTGGACAGCCGCGCCGCGCATCTGAACATCGGCATCGGAAGGATGCTGAATGCGGGCGACAGGCTTGACTGCGGCGACGATCCCGCGCCGCAGGGCGCTTCGCGCATTGTCGAACCCGAGGCACGGTTTCAGGGCGGCGAATTGCGCGTCACCGACGGCCCCCAAACCGCGCTGTTCGACGACGATGTGCTGGAGGCGTTCTTCAGCACCGGTTTCACGCGCGGCAGCCGCGCCAACCGACAGGGAATACAGCTGGACACCGACAGCCGCTTCACCTCGAATCACGCCGCCGGGCTGGCATCTGACATGATCGGGCCGGGCGATCTGCAAATGACAGGCGACGGTCTGCCCTTCGTGCTGATGGCGGAATGTCAGACCATGGGCGGCTATCCCCGGATCGGCCGGATCGTGCCCGCCGATCTGCCGCGCATGGCGCAGGCACCGGCGGGATCGACCCTGCGGTTCCGGCGGCTGACATGGCCCGAGGCCGATGCCGCCTTCCGAACCGAGGCCGACACGCTGCGCGAGGTTGCGGCGCGCTGCCGGAACCTGATCCGCGATCCGGCGACGATCCCGGATCTGCTGTCCTATCAACTGATCGGCGGCGTCACCGCGGGCCGCGAACTGGAGGCCGGGCGATGA
- a CDS encoding DUF2189 domain-containing protein, protein MNDKTIGNPVSWAAQKVAGMGRGVGSAVDGISSHDLARPQINRIGADDIRSALKKGVEDFGALRSDVIFLVVLYPVIGFVLALWSFNTDDLHLLFPLVAGFPLVGPVAALGLYELSRRRERGEDANWSAALDTLTGRILGPVIMLSLLLVAIFTLWMLVAHAIWSATLGPASYDGLWDFLGTTLSTAEGWTMIVVGLAVGFVFAAVTLCISMVSFPMMIDRQVGVPVALATSFAVARRNPGTTALWGLVVAVALMVGMIPLFAGLVVVLPILGHATWHLYRSAVAEPEIASRAAA, encoded by the coding sequence ATGAATGACAAGACAATCGGAAACCCGGTCAGCTGGGCGGCGCAGAAAGTGGCCGGGATGGGCCGCGGCGTCGGCTCGGCCGTGGACGGGATCAGCAGCCACGATCTGGCCCGCCCGCAGATCAACAGGATCGGCGCGGACGACATCAGGTCGGCGCTGAAGAAGGGCGTCGAGGATTTCGGGGCGCTGCGATCGGACGTGATCTTTCTGGTGGTGCTGTATCCGGTGATCGGCTTCGTGCTGGCGCTGTGGTCCTTCAACACCGACGATCTGCACCTGCTGTTCCCGCTGGTCGCGGGGTTTCCGCTTGTCGGGCCGGTCGCGGCCCTGGGGCTGTACGAGTTGAGCCGGCGTCGCGAACGCGGCGAGGACGCGAACTGGAGCGCGGCGCTGGACACGCTGACCGGACGGATTCTGGGGCCGGTGATCATGCTGTCGCTGCTGCTGGTGGCGATCTTCACGCTGTGGATGCTGGTCGCGCACGCGATCTGGTCCGCAACGCTTGGGCCGGCATCCTATGACGGGCTGTGGGACTTTCTGGGCACGACGCTGAGCACGGCCGAGGGCTGGACGATGATCGTCGTCGGACTTGCCGTGGGCTTCGTGTTCGCAGCGGTCACGCTGTGCATCAGCATGGTGTCGTTTCCGATGATGATCGACCGGCAGGTCGGCGTGCCGGTCGCGCTGGCGACCTCGTTCGCGGTCGCGCGGCGCAATCCGGGCACGACCGCGTTGTGGGGCCTTGTCGTCGCCGTGGCGCTGATGGTGGGCATGATCCCGCTGTTCGCCGGTCTGGTCGTGGTGCTGCCCATCCTTGGCCACGCGACCTGGCATCTTTACCGCAGCGCGGTGGCCGAACCCGAAATCGCGAGCCGGGCGGCCGCCTGA
- a CDS encoding LamB/YcsF family protein, giving the protein MKIDMNADMGESFGPWRMGNDQALLDHVTSANIACGFHAGDPDVMARTMRMAAQNGVGIGAHPGFHDLQGFGRRRMRLSSDEMGNMVAYQLGAARGIAAAAGAQVRHLKLHGALSNMASEDAGIARACFDAALRVDPDLILVALAGTAMEAAARDLGARVAAEIFADRAYEDDASLVDRSKPGAVLHDPVAAAERVIAMLRDKAIHSIGGKRIPCRIDTVCIHGDGPEAVPFARQLRRELAAADIQLRMFD; this is encoded by the coding sequence ATGAAGATCGACATGAATGCCGATATGGGCGAAAGCTTTGGACCCTGGCGGATGGGCAACGATCAGGCGTTGCTGGACCATGTGACCTCGGCCAATATCGCCTGCGGGTTCCATGCCGGCGATCCGGACGTGATGGCGCGGACGATGCGGATGGCGGCGCAGAACGGCGTCGGCATCGGCGCGCATCCGGGGTTTCACGACCTTCAAGGCTTCGGCCGCCGGCGGATGCGCCTGTCCTCGGACGAGATGGGCAACATGGTCGCCTATCAGCTTGGCGCGGCGCGCGGCATCGCGGCGGCGGCGGGGGCGCAGGTGCGGCATCTGAAACTGCACGGCGCGCTGTCGAACATGGCCTCGGAGGATGCCGGCATCGCGCGCGCCTGCTTTGACGCGGCGCTGCGGGTCGATCCGGATCTGATCCTCGTGGCGCTGGCCGGAACCGCGATGGAGGCCGCCGCCCGCGATCTGGGCGCGCGCGTGGCCGCCGAAATCTTTGCCGACCGCGCATACGAGGACGACGCATCGCTGGTCGATCGTAGCAAGCCGGGCGCGGTGCTGCACGACCCGGTCGCGGCCGCCGAACGGGTCATCGCCATGCTGCGCGACAAGGCGATCCACAGCATCGGCGGCAAGCGCATCCCCTGCCGGATCGACACCGTCTGCATCCATGGCGACGGACCCGAGGCGGTGCCGTTCGCCCGCCAGTTGCGCCGGGAACTTGCCGCAGCCGACATCCAGCTGCGCATGTTCGACTGA
- the dapF gene encoding diaminopimelate epimerase, whose amino-acid sequence MNTRPLAGLPFMKMHGLGNDFMVIDLRAGGTAPAPQTIARLADRHRGVGFDQFAAISHDDDADLRLRFWNADGSTSSACGNATRCIARFVMDQTGRDRLRLRTDHAVLLAEDAGQGSTRVNMGAPVLDWQAIPLARAVDVDHLPVPGDPVATGMGNPHMTFFVPDADAVDLQAFGPAHEHHPLYPARTNVEIVQVIAPDEIRLRIWERGTGPTLASGSCSCAAAVAAARRGLTGRRVRVHVPGGTLLIDWREDGVWMEGPTAHVFSGVITPDWLSA is encoded by the coding sequence ATGAACACGCGCCCTCTGGCCGGCCTGCCATTCATGAAGATGCACGGGCTGGGAAACGATTTCATGGTGATCGACCTGCGCGCGGGCGGCACGGCGCCCGCGCCGCAGACCATCGCGCGTCTGGCCGACCGCCATCGCGGCGTCGGTTTCGATCAGTTCGCGGCCATCTCCCATGACGACGATGCCGATCTGCGGCTGAGGTTCTGGAACGCCGACGGCTCGACCAGTTCGGCCTGCGGCAACGCGACGCGCTGCATCGCGCGCTTCGTGATGGACCAGACCGGCCGCGACCGGCTGCGCCTGCGCACCGATCACGCGGTCCTGCTGGCCGAGGATGCGGGGCAGGGATCGACGCGGGTGAACATGGGCGCGCCGGTGCTGGACTGGCAGGCGATCCCGCTGGCGCGGGCGGTGGATGTCGATCATCTGCCGGTGCCGGGCGATCCGGTCGCCACGGGCATGGGCAATCCGCACATGACGTTCTTCGTGCCGGACGCGGATGCCGTCGATCTTCAGGCGTTCGGGCCGGCGCATGAACATCACCCGCTGTATCCCGCCCGCACCAATGTCGAGATCGTGCAGGTGATCGCCCCGGATGAGATCAGGCTGCGGATCTGGGAACGCGGGACCGGCCCGACGCTGGCCTCGGGGTCGTGTTCCTGCGCGGCGGCGGTGGCCGCGGCGCGGCGCGGGCTGACCGGGCGACGGGTCCGGGTGCATGTGCCCGGCGGCACGCTGCTGATCGACTGGCGCGAGGACGGCGTCTGGATGGAGGGGCCGACCGCGCATGTGTTTTCGGGTGTGATCACGCCCGACTGGCTGTCGGCATGA
- a CDS encoding NADPH-dependent FMN reductase, with the protein MSQEQTPRLHVIIASTRPGRIGPSVARWFHDFAAGHGGFDAHLVDLADFNLPVYDEPVHPARGDYRNAHTKAWADSVAAADAYAFVTPEYNFFPTPALVNALNYVYREWNYKPCGFVSYGGVSGGLRAVQATKLLVTTLKMMPMVEGVAVPMAASMIDDNGDFGSNDLIDKSATTLLDEMRRWTIGLRAMREAG; encoded by the coding sequence TTGTCCCAGGAACAGACCCCGCGCCTGCATGTCATCATCGCCTCGACCCGCCCCGGGCGGATCGGTCCGTCCGTCGCGCGATGGTTTCACGACTTCGCGGCCGGACATGGCGGGTTCGACGCGCATCTGGTCGATCTGGCCGATTTCAACCTGCCGGTCTATGACGAGCCTGTTCACCCGGCCCGCGGCGATTACCGCAACGCGCACACGAAAGCCTGGGCCGACAGCGTGGCGGCGGCCGACGCCTATGCCTTCGTGACGCCGGAATACAATTTCTTCCCGACGCCCGCATTGGTGAACGCGCTGAACTATGTCTATCGCGAATGGAACTACAAACCCTGCGGCTTTGTCAGCTATGGTGGGGTATCGGGCGGATTGCGGGCGGTGCAGGCGACTAAGCTGCTGGTGACGACGCTGAAGATGATGCCGATGGTCGAAGGGGTGGCGGTGCCGATGGCCGCATCCATGATCGACGACAACGGGGATTTCGGGTCGAACGACCTGATCGACAAGTCGGCGACGACGCTGCTGGACGAGATGCGCCGCTGGACAATCGGCCTGCGCGCCATGCGCGAGGCGGGCTGA
- a CDS encoding alpha/beta hydrolase, which yields MAAGHHGPASGQHRLQAAVSPRIGRWMAVLMTGILLAGCADRPGPQSLLPVMGAPRAAAELTVFTATDRALAATQPPVYGGGRGPMTYERYALDAGEGDVAPSADADFAVVARQRLDRAGFLDRVGDLAAQPDHKIVVFVHGYNNSYQEAVFRLADLALEVRQQAVPVLFSWPSEATVTGYVSDRDSVAYARGDLADLLTDLTATGRPVVLVGHSMGGWLVMETLRQLRLDGRGHVIAGLEVGLVSPDIDLDVFRTQVMAVGRLSPPLTVLTSPDDRVLAASARVAGGRMRLGAVRADDPQIRRMAQQAGVRLIDISALPASDATNHDRMLAVVALRAAPVRSNPLEDLRQTGAYVLGGAGRLMNRTGLVGP from the coding sequence ATGGCGGCAGGGCATCACGGACCGGCATCAGGCCAGCATCGCTTGCAGGCGGCGGTGTCGCCCCGGATCGGCCGGTGGATGGCGGTTCTGATGACGGGCATCCTGCTGGCCGGCTGCGCCGACCGGCCTGGGCCGCAATCGCTGTTGCCGGTCATGGGCGCGCCGCGCGCCGCGGCCGAACTGACGGTCTTTACCGCCACGGATCGCGCGCTGGCCGCGACGCAGCCGCCCGTTTATGGCGGCGGTCGCGGGCCGATGACCTATGAGCGATACGCGCTTGACGCCGGTGAAGGCGACGTTGCCCCTTCGGCGGATGCAGACTTTGCGGTGGTCGCGCGGCAACGCCTTGACCGCGCGGGCTTTCTTGACCGTGTCGGCGATCTGGCCGCGCAGCCCGACCACAAGATCGTCGTCTTCGTGCACGGCTACAACAACAGCTATCAGGAGGCGGTGTTCCGGCTGGCCGATCTGGCGCTTGAGGTCCGCCAGCAGGCGGTGCCGGTGCTGTTTTCCTGGCCGTCCGAGGCGACGGTGACCGGTTATGTCTCGGATCGCGATTCCGTGGCCTATGCGCGCGGCGATCTGGCCGATCTGCTGACGGACCTGACGGCGACGGGCAGGCCGGTCGTCCTTGTCGGTCACAGCATGGGCGGTTGGCTGGTGATGGAGACGCTGCGGCAGTTGCGACTGGACGGGCGCGGCCATGTGATCGCGGGGCTTGAGGTCGGGCTGGTATCGCCGGATATCGACCTTGACGTGTTCCGCACGCAGGTCATGGCGGTGGGCCGGCTGTCGCCGCCGCTGACGGTGCTGACCTCGCCCGACGACCGGGTGCTGGCGGCCTCGGCCCGCGTGGCGGGGGGCAGGATGCGGCTTGGGGCGGTGCGCGCGGACGATCCGCAGATCCGCCGGATGGCGCAGCAGGCCGGGGTCAGGCTGATCGACATCTCGGCCCTGCCGGCCAGCGACGCGACCAATCACGACCGGATGCTGGCCGTCGTGGCGCTGCGCGCCGCGCCGGTGCGCTCCAACCCGCTTGAGGATCTGCGCCAGACCGGGGCCTATGTTCTGGGCGGCGCCGGTCGGCTGATGAACCGGACCGGGCTGGTCGGCCCCTGA
- a CDS encoding 5-oxoprolinase subunit B family protein, with protein sequence MQAGLTPQILPAAADAVLVRFALRAEPQAMAAAQVMARQLDADTPEGVVEIAPALVSVLLRFDPAVVSRDDLVRALLPQATAIAEQRPDPPPPLRRWTIPAVFGGEHGPHLDDVAGSLGLSPDQAVQQLCRADLRVLTIGFAPGQPYIGLLPPAWDLPRMADLAPRVPAGAVVVAVRQIVMFGAASATGWRQVGCSAFRTFLPDRETPMPLRAGDAIRYSSIPAEEMAELSKRSDGMGGATVEVLE encoded by the coding sequence ATGCAGGCGGGCCTGACGCCGCAGATCCTGCCCGCCGCGGCGGACGCGGTGCTGGTCCGGTTCGCGCTGCGGGCCGAGCCGCAGGCGATGGCGGCGGCGCAGGTCATGGCCCGCCAGCTTGACGCCGACACGCCCGAGGGCGTGGTCGAGATTGCGCCGGCCCTGGTCTCGGTCCTGCTGCGCTTCGATCCGGCAGTGGTGTCCCGCGACGATCTGGTCCGGGCGCTGTTGCCGCAGGCCACGGCCATCGCAGAGCAGCGACCGGACCCGCCCCCGCCGCTGCGCCGCTGGACGATCCCGGCAGTTTTCGGCGGCGAACACGGCCCGCATCTGGACGACGTCGCGGGAAGTCTGGGCCTGTCGCCGGATCAGGCCGTGCAGCAGCTTTGCCGCGCCGATCTGCGCGTGCTGACCATCGGCTTCGCGCCGGGCCAGCCCTATATCGGGCTGCTGCCGCCGGCGTGGGACCTGCCGCGCATGGCGGATCTGGCCCCGCGCGTGCCCGCAGGCGCGGTGGTGGTGGCGGTGCGCCAGATCGTGATGTTCGGTGCCGCCTCGGCGACCGGGTGGCGTCAGGTCGGATGCAGCGCCTTTCGCACCTTCCTGCCCGACCGCGAGACGCCGATGCCGCTGCGCGCCGGCGACGCGATCAGATACAGCTCCATCCCGGCCGAAGAAATGGCCGAACTGTCGAAACGGTCCGACGGCATGGGCGGCGCAACGGTCGAGGTGCTGGAATGA